One part of the Natator depressus isolate rNatDep1 chromosome 28, rNatDep2.hap1, whole genome shotgun sequence genome encodes these proteins:
- the LOC141979004 gene encoding transmembrane protein 272-like has product MAEDADGSRAPLLPGSEESPGHPALNFLGKAAVSVLPIASIVIGAKYLGQCPHQYLLPYYLLVGGSAGLLLLLLTCLPCGDGTDPPRLSPGARGWRAVFLLFLFAWFIAGNVWVYSIYPPEYKDPKNPDFCSRPLYLFAFWVTTLVYVGLGVALLAALGILGCLVLLRARLPWLQRGDSYP; this is encoded by the exons ATGGCTGAGGATGCAGATGGCAGCAGGGCCCCCCTACTGCCAGGCTCTGAGGAGTCCCCTGGGCACCCTGCGCTGAACT TCCTGGGGAAGGCGGCGGTCTCGGTGCTGCCAATTGCCAGCATTGTCATCG GAGCCAAGTACCTGGGCCAGTGCCCCCACCAGTACCTGCTGCCCTATTACCTGCTGGTGGGGGGCAGCGCcggcctgctgctcctgctgctgaccTGCCTGCCCTGCGGGGATGGGACGGACCCGCCCCGGCTGAGCCCCGGCGCCCGCGGCTGGAGGGCGGTTTTCctgctcttcctcttcgcgtGGTTCATCGCCG GTAACGTCTGGGTCTACTCCATCTACCCCCCGGAGTACAAGGACCCCAAGAATCCGGATTTCTGCTCCCGCCCTCTCTATCTCTTCGCCTTCTGGGTCACCACGCTGGTGTACGTGGGGCTGGGGGTCGCCTTGCTGGCTGCCCTCGGCATCCTGGGCTGCCTGGTGCTGCTGCGGGCGCGGCTGCCCTGGCTCCAGCGGGGAGACTCGTACCCCTAG